From one Anaerotruncus rubiinfantis genomic stretch:
- a CDS encoding DeoR/GlpR family DNA-binding transcription regulator: MIAVERQQCIIDALHQRNVVTVGDLSRELDVTEETIRRDLDKLEAQEVIWRVHGGAYLRTPTNGGDVPVDTRRNMCTEEKTRVAKRCMDYIKDDDVLMLDNSTSVLHLATELKSSNRRVTVITNCLAIIEELTGCSQIDLILLGGTMNHSSRDFSSTVTQKFLDQFHAKKAFISCSGISTASGLTDYNENNAAIRRKMLLNSDVRFFMSDTTKVGKSMIHVVGELGLLDYVIVDRPVDQDFQDALEAQHVTFVSCK, from the coding sequence GTGATTGCTGTAGAACGCCAGCAATGCATCATCGATGCGCTCCATCAGCGGAACGTCGTCACGGTAGGTGATTTGAGCCGGGAACTGGATGTCACAGAGGAGACCATCCGCCGCGACCTGGATAAGCTGGAAGCGCAGGAGGTCATCTGGAGGGTTCATGGCGGCGCCTATCTGCGTACCCCCACCAACGGCGGCGACGTCCCCGTGGATACCCGCAGAAATATGTGTACCGAGGAAAAAACCCGGGTGGCCAAACGCTGCATGGATTACATCAAGGACGACGACGTTTTGATGCTGGACAACAGCACTTCCGTGCTCCATCTCGCAACCGAGCTCAAGTCATCCAACAGGCGTGTAACCGTCATCACCAACTGCCTTGCCATCATAGAGGAATTGACCGGCTGTTCCCAAATCGACCTGATCCTGCTGGGCGGCACGATGAACCATTCGTCCAGGGACTTTTCTTCCACCGTTACGCAGAAGTTCCTGGATCAATTTCATGCCAAGAAAGCGTTTATCAGCTGCTCGGGAATCAGCACTGCAAGCGGGCTCACCGACTATAACGAGAATAACGCCGCCATCCGCAGGAAGATGCTTTTAAACTCCGACGTGCGCTTTTTCATGTCTGACACCACCAAAGTCGGAAAGAGCATGATCCATGTGGTGGGGGAACTCGGCCTGCTCGACTATGTCATCGTGGACCGGCCGGTTGACCAGGATTTTCAGGATGCGCTGGAGGCGCAGCACGTCACCTTTGTAAGCTGCAAATAG
- a CDS encoding D-psicose 3-epimerase, which produces MKFGIYHVYWGRQWNDPFEVTCEKCRKASRMGFDVLEVNAVDLAALDAAKLADLRSLASDCGIRLTAGSGLTPQRNVASENPEIRRAGIEYLKRTFECLDRAGVHKLAGMMYSCWPETAVRKGTTKEAHRERSILSLREIADAAADHGVQLMLEVANRFECFLLNTSEEATAYVKEVGKQNVFVMLDSFHMNIEEDHIGDAIRTAGRYLGHLHIGESNRKVPGKGHIPWKEIGQGLRDIDFSGDVVMEPFVLHNCPVGDDIGVWRDLSDGADEARLDSDLEESLRFLKKEFGVSSL; this is translated from the coding sequence ATGAAGTTCGGTATTTACCACGTCTATTGGGGCAGGCAGTGGAACGATCCGTTTGAAGTGACCTGTGAAAAATGCAGGAAAGCTTCCCGGATGGGGTTTGACGTCCTGGAGGTTAACGCCGTCGACCTGGCTGCGCTCGATGCGGCAAAGCTCGCGGACCTTCGCTCGCTGGCATCCGACTGCGGCATCCGCCTGACCGCGGGCAGCGGCCTCACGCCGCAGCGCAATGTCGCTTCGGAAAATCCGGAGATCCGCCGCGCGGGCATCGAATATTTAAAGCGCACCTTTGAATGTCTCGACCGCGCGGGCGTCCATAAACTGGCTGGGATGATGTACAGCTGCTGGCCGGAGACGGCCGTGCGCAAGGGAACCACCAAAGAAGCTCACCGGGAACGCAGCATCCTGAGCCTGCGGGAGATCGCGGACGCGGCCGCGGATCACGGCGTACAGCTGATGCTGGAGGTGGCGAACCGGTTCGAATGCTTCCTGCTCAACACCTCAGAAGAGGCTACCGCATATGTGAAGGAGGTCGGCAAGCAAAATGTCTTTGTCATGCTGGACTCCTTCCATATGAATATCGAAGAGGATCACATCGGAGACGCGATCCGCACGGCAGGCAGATATCTGGGCCATCTGCACATCGGTGAATCCAACCGAAAGGTGCCGGGCAAGGGCCACATCCCATGGAAGGAAATCGGCCAGGGGCTGCGGGACATCGATTTTTCGGGCGATGTGGTCATGGAGCCGTTCGTGCTGCACAACTGCCCGGTGGGCGACGACATCGGCGTCTGGCGCGATCTTTCGGACGGCGCGGACGAGGCGCGGCTCGACAGCGACCTGGAAGAGTCACTGCGTTTTCTGAAAAAAGAGTTTGGCGTTTCATCCTTATAA
- a CDS encoding class I fructose-bisphosphate aldolase: protein MEQKYVKPTLSRILKPDGKVVMIALDHARMNGLVNGLHDQKRVIEAVIEGGADAIMTSYGNIKNFGYLMNGKVSKILRLDTGASRFTEPWESYTEWHQVFTVEDALRLGADGVITYSFPGLPVDGPTLAAIGRVAAQADKYCIPSIAEMHACKAEHVADPYSAEVVASESRIASEFGADMVKTDYTGDKESFKLVTSCCPVPVIIAGGDKAATPRDTLQIMRDAMDAGAAGPVFGRQIWQDEHIVAMTRAIVAIVHGDASVDEAMEVYRQNQ from the coding sequence ATGGAGCAGAAATATGTCAAACCGACTTTGAGCAGGATTTTAAAGCCCGATGGCAAGGTGGTCATGATCGCGCTGGATCACGCGCGGATGAACGGCCTTGTCAATGGGCTCCACGATCAGAAACGGGTCATTGAAGCGGTGATCGAAGGCGGCGCGGACGCCATCATGACCTCCTATGGAAACATCAAGAATTTTGGATACCTGATGAATGGGAAAGTGAGCAAAATCCTGCGGCTGGACACCGGCGCGAGCCGTTTCACCGAGCCGTGGGAGAGCTACACCGAATGGCACCAGGTATTCACAGTGGAGGATGCGCTGCGGCTTGGCGCGGACGGCGTGATCACCTATTCGTTCCCCGGCCTGCCGGTGGACGGCCCGACCCTGGCGGCCATCGGCCGCGTTGCGGCACAGGCCGATAAATACTGTATTCCCAGCATCGCGGAGATGCACGCCTGCAAGGCGGAGCATGTAGCGGATCCGTATTCAGCGGAGGTGGTCGCGTCCGAATCCCGGATCGCTTCGGAATTTGGCGCGGATATGGTCAAAACCGACTACACTGGGGATAAAGAGAGCTTTAAGCTGGTGACCTCCTGCTGCCCGGTCCCGGTCATCATCGCGGGCGGGGACAAAGCCGCAACGCCGCGCGATACGCTTCAGATCATGCGCGACGCGATGGACGCGGGCGCGGCGGGCCCGGTTTTTGGCCGGCAGATCTGGCAGGATGAACACATCGTTGCAATGACCCGCGCGATCGTGGCCATCGTCCATGGTGACGCCTCGGTCGATGAGGCGATGGAGGTCTACAGGCAGAATCAATAA